The DNA sequence ACAGCATCGCGCCCGCGGTGTTCCAGGGCCACATGGATCGCTACGAGACCGAGCCCTACCGGCGCAAGCTGCAGATCATGGCGTATCGCCTGAAAGAGACGCTGGCGACGGTGGAACGGCGCCTGTCCGGCGAGAGCGCGGTGCTGCCGGTGGCGTCGGCCTATGCCGGCGCCGACGCCTTCGTCGCGGACCTGCGCGTGATGCACGACTCGCTGGTCAGCCATGGCGAGCGCAACATCGCCGCAAGCGAACTGACCGACTTGATCCGCCTCGCCGAAACCTGCGGCTTTCACCTGCATCACCTCGACGTGCGCCAGGAATCGACGGTGCACAGCGCGGCGGTTGCGGCCATCCTGGCCCAGACCGGACTGTCCGCCGACTATGAAACGCTGGCCGAACCCGAACGCATCGCGCTGCTGAGCGAACTGATCGACCGGACCGAACTGCCCGATCCGGATCCCGAACAGCTGGATGCCGCTGCGCACGAAACCCTGCGCGTGTTCGAAGTGATCCGCGACATGCGCCAGGAGGTCGGCTCCCAGGGCATCGGCACCTACGTGATCTCGATGACCCACGCCGCCTCACATGTGCTCGAGGTCCTGTTCCTCGGCCGCCTCACCGGGCTGGCGGGCAAGACCGCCGACGGCCCGTTCTGCCATCTGCGCATCACTCCGCTGTTCGAGACGATCGAGGATCTGCTGCACGTGGAGGACGTGCTCAATGGCCTGCTCGGCACTCCGACCTATGCGCGCATGCTCGCCGCGGGCGGCAACCTCCAGGAAGTCATGCTTGGCTACTCGGATTCCTGCAAGGACGGCGGCATCCTGGCCTCGAGCTGGAACCTCTACGAGGCGCAGAAAAAGATCGTCGCGATCACCACGCGCTTCGGTGTGCGCTGCCAGCTGTTCCATGGCCGCGGCGGCACCGTCGGCCGCGGCGGCGGCCCGACTCACGAGTCCATCCTGGCCCAGCCACCGGCCACGGTGCAGGGCCGGATCAAGTTCACCGAACAGGGCGAGGTGCTGTCGTACAAATACAGCAACGTCGAAACCGCCGTGTACGAAATCGGCGTCGGTGCCACCGGACTGATCCTTGCGAGCCGCGGACTGATCCGCGCGCCAACCCACGACCGCGACGCAGACATGGCGACGATGCACGAGCTCGCGCAGCTCGGCGAGGACGCCTACCGGGAACTGGTCGACCGCACCCCCGGAGTACTCGATTACTTCTACGAAGGCACGCCGGTGCAGGAAATCGGCTTTCTGAACATCGGGTCGCGCCCCTCGCACCGGCGCAAGAGCGACCGCTCGAAGAGCTCGATCCGTGCAATTCCCTGGGTTTTCGGCTGGGCCCAGTCGCGTCACACCCTGCCCGCCTGGTACGGCATCGGGTCGGCGCTGGCCGCCTGGCGCGGAGAGGATCCGGCCCGGCTGGAGCTGCTGCAGCAGATGTACCGCGACTGGCCGTTCTTCCGCTCGCTGCTGTCCAACACCCAGATGGCGCTGACCAAGGCCGACCTGCGCATGGCCGCCGAGTACGCGAAACTGTGCAGCGACCAGGAACTGGCGGAGCGAGTGTTCGGGAAAGTGCGCGACGAGTACGCACGCACGGTGCGCGAGGTGCTGCTGGTGGCCCAGCTCGAGGCGCTGATGGACGAAACGCCGCTGCTGGCGCTGTCGCTGCAGCGGCGCAATCCCTACCTGGATCCGCTGAACAGCATCCAGATCCACCTGCTGCGCGAATCGCGGGCGCTGGAGGCCGGACAGCCGGAAGACGAGGAAATAGACAACCCCTGGATGTCGCCGCTATTGCGTTCGATCAATGCCATCGCGGCGGGGATGCGCAACACCGGTTGAGGCACCGGGCTCCGCCCCGCTGGGTTGCGGTAGACAACTCAGCGGGGCGCGGAGCGCCGCGTCAGGCCGCCTGAACGGGGATCTCGTGACCGGTGCGGGTGATCGCGTTGCCCGGGCCCAGGTAGACCAGGTTCGGCATGAAGCGGCTGGCCTCGGCAGCATCGAGTTGCGCGTAGGCACAGATGATCACCCGGTGCCCGACCGCGGCCTTGTGCGCCGCGGCTCCGTTCACCGACACCACGCCGGAGCCGGGTTCGGCCTCGATCGCGTAGGTGGTGAAGCGTTCGCCATTGTCGATGTTGTAGATCTGGATCTGCTCGAACGGCAGCATGCCCGCGGCCTGCAGCAGGTGCGTGTCGATCGCGCACGAGCCTTCGTATTCGAGCTCGCAGTGCGTGACTCGCGCCTGGTGCAGCTTGCCCTTCAGTAGCGTAATCATCATAGACGGCGTTCCGTTGGCACTGACGACCAGACGTGATTTGTGCGGCGCATTATGAGGGAAACACCCGCATCGGTAAACTTCCCCCATCACAAGCGCAGGTTGTCAATCAGCCGAGTGCCATCGAGCCAGGCCGCTGCCAGCAGGATCAATTCCCGGTCATCTGCAGCCGGTTCCTGCAAATCGCTGCGGCGTCGAACTTCGACATAATCCGGTTCGAAACCGGCCTC is a window from the Thioalkalivibrio paradoxus ARh 1 genome containing:
- the ppc gene encoding phosphoenolpyruvate carboxylase — encoded protein: MIQNRIDERFRPKDKELRARVRLFGELLGNVIRRLEGEAVLNAVETLRKGFVTLRKREDPRLRERMMRCIVHQTPEMTERIIRAFSIYFSLVNIAEEDLFYRWRRAQVSSGEPLWTGSFDRTLRQLHEEGISAAELERLLEELSYMPVFTAHPTEARRRTTMQNQRRVFRTADRLNQPRIGAEERRSLIAELEAQIQILWRTNEVRVKKPQVRDEIKYGLFYFEESLFEAIPQTYRYLENAVRRTYGIRPDGSLPIRIPAFLRFGSWIGGDRDGNPNVTPEVTALACRLAMQQVLREYLRRVAELRNVLTHSSLMCQPSADFLASLEADNSIAPAVFQGHMDRYETEPYRRKLQIMAYRLKETLATVERRLSGESAVLPVASAYAGADAFVADLRVMHDSLVSHGERNIAASELTDLIRLAETCGFHLHHLDVRQESTVHSAAVAAILAQTGLSADYETLAEPERIALLSELIDRTELPDPDPEQLDAAAHETLRVFEVIRDMRQEVGSQGIGTYVISMTHAASHVLEVLFLGRLTGLAGKTADGPFCHLRITPLFETIEDLLHVEDVLNGLLGTPTYARMLAAGGNLQEVMLGYSDSCKDGGILASSWNLYEAQKKIVAITTRFGVRCQLFHGRGGTVGRGGGPTHESILAQPPATVQGRIKFTEQGEVLSYKYSNVETAVYEIGVGATGLILASRGLIRAPTHDRDADMATMHELAQLGEDAYRELVDRTPGVLDYFYEGTPVQEIGFLNIGSRPSHRRKSDRSKSSIRAIPWVFGWAQSRHTLPAWYGIGSALAAWRGEDPARLELLQQMYRDWPFFRSLLSNTQMALTKADLRMAAEYAKLCSDQELAERVFGKVRDEYARTVREVLLVAQLEALMDETPLLALSLQRRNPYLDPLNSIQIHLLRESRALEAGQPEDEEIDNPWMSPLLRSINAIAAGMRNTG
- the panD gene encoding aspartate 1-decarboxylase, which translates into the protein MMITLLKGKLHQARVTHCELEYEGSCAIDTHLLQAAGMLPFEQIQIYNIDNGERFTTYAIEAEPGSGVVSVNGAAAHKAAVGHRVIICAYAQLDAAEASRFMPNLVYLGPGNAITRTGHEIPVQAA